The following proteins come from a genomic window of Phnomibacter ginsenosidimutans:
- a CDS encoding TAT-variant-translocated molybdopterin oxidoreductase, producing MSNKIWQSFGALGKSEGHQANVADEFREELPFEADDKGLMSANAPRRDFLKYLGFSTVAATVAASCEMPVKKAIPFVNKPDNVIPGVANYYATTYVQDGDVVSVVAKVRDGRPIKIEGNDLSPIFQGGTSARAQASVLDMYDTKRLRFPAQIKEGKLVEVSTFDAFDKMIADEMAKLNGAPVVLLTSTITSPSTKQLVGEFLAKFPGSRHVTYDAVSYSGMLLANEAAYGKRAIPSYHFDNAKVIVSLGADFLGTWLSPVEFAKQYSKGRKIDEKNPTLSKHYQFESIMSMTGANADERFTHKPSEAGVVAAALLAAVTGGAVNVADAKLKAGLSKAAADLKAAGGAALVVSGSNDSNVQLIVNAINEAIGANGKTINWAVTSNYRQGVDADFETLLADMSAGKVGALLIAGANPAYTYAKADAFKKALAAVKLTVSFNTRLDETTELCKYVVPDHHYLESWGDAEPKSGYYSFIQPTIAPLFKTRNWQDSLLKWSGNATTEYANYLKAYWMTKLGSQENWDATLRDGVIVPAEAVVAAGSFNGAAVAAAVSAAGTPAKAGAWEVVLYEKTAIGSGAQATNPWLQEMPDPVTKATWDNYATISAAAAKELLGIDLTKNGDADSYEVNPKKPVIAIKVNGKELKLPVIIVPGTQKNTIGIAVGYGRSEKVGVAVKGAGQNAYPLATIANGVVTYAAYDATVTATDELYEVAQNQTHGSYEGRIEVVKETSLATFKKHPEMFKAQRDALVEDYASKSGDYRNEASLYDPRLNDRPGVHWGMSIDLNSCTGCGSCVVACNAENNIPVVGKTEVLRGHDMHWMRIDRYFVSDAANPDEVKDVVFMPMMCQHCDNAPCENVCPVAATNHSSEGLNQMTYNRCIGTRYCANNCPYKVRRFNWADYTGADSFPNNQEGIISDVTMEMNDDLYRMVLNPDVTVRSRGVIEKCSFCVQRLQAGKLEAKKQSRPIKDGEVKTACQSACPTNAIEFGDSNDKQSAVRNMRDHSPLRMYYALEQIHVLPNVNYMAKIRNTDEVDAVEMPHKPEAAEAGAAHH from the coding sequence ATGAGTAATAAAATCTGGCAAAGTTTCGGAGCCCTAGGCAAAAGCGAAGGCCATCAGGCCAATGTAGCTGATGAATTCAGGGAGGAATTGCCGTTTGAAGCGGATGATAAAGGATTGATGAGTGCCAATGCACCTCGTCGCGACTTCTTGAAATACCTCGGATTTAGCACGGTAGCTGCTACGGTAGCCGCCAGTTGCGAAATGCCGGTGAAAAAAGCCATTCCGTTTGTCAACAAGCCAGACAATGTGATTCCGGGTGTGGCCAATTACTACGCCACTACCTATGTACAAGATGGCGATGTGGTAAGTGTGGTAGCCAAGGTGCGTGATGGCCGTCCTATCAAAATTGAAGGCAACGACCTGAGCCCCATTTTCCAGGGCGGTACCAGTGCCCGTGCACAGGCGTCTGTGCTGGATATGTACGATACCAAGCGCCTGCGTTTTCCTGCTCAAATTAAAGAAGGCAAGCTCGTAGAAGTATCTACGTTCGATGCATTTGATAAAATGATTGCCGATGAAATGGCGAAGTTGAACGGTGCTCCTGTAGTGCTGTTGACTTCTACCATTACTTCTCCTTCTACCAAGCAACTGGTAGGAGAGTTCCTCGCTAAGTTTCCCGGTAGCCGCCACGTAACTTACGATGCCGTAAGCTACAGCGGTATGCTGCTGGCCAACGAAGCGGCTTATGGCAAACGTGCCATTCCTTCATATCACTTCGACAATGCAAAAGTGATTGTAAGCCTCGGCGCCGACTTCCTCGGTACCTGGCTCAGCCCAGTAGAGTTTGCCAAGCAGTACTCTAAAGGCCGCAAAATCGACGAGAAAAATCCTACGCTGAGCAAGCACTATCAGTTCGAAAGCATCATGAGCATGACGGGTGCCAATGCCGACGAACGCTTTACCCACAAGCCTTCTGAAGCAGGTGTGGTTGCTGCTGCCTTGCTGGCTGCTGTAACAGGCGGCGCTGTAAACGTAGCCGATGCCAAGCTGAAAGCCGGTCTGAGCAAAGCTGCTGCCGACCTAAAAGCTGCCGGCGGTGCTGCCCTGGTAGTAAGTGGTAGCAACGACAGCAATGTTCAGCTCATTGTAAATGCAATTAACGAGGCCATTGGTGCCAACGGTAAAACCATCAACTGGGCTGTTACCAGCAACTACCGTCAAGGTGTGGATGCTGACTTTGAAACCCTGCTGGCCGATATGAGTGCTGGTAAAGTAGGTGCCCTGCTGATTGCCGGTGCCAACCCTGCTTATACCTACGCCAAAGCCGATGCCTTCAAAAAGGCGCTGGCTGCCGTAAAACTCACCGTTTCTTTCAACACCCGTTTGGACGAAACCACTGAGCTCTGCAAATACGTAGTGCCCGATCATCACTACCTCGAAAGTTGGGGTGATGCCGAGCCAAAATCTGGTTACTACTCTTTTATTCAACCTACCATTGCCCCGCTGTTTAAAACACGCAACTGGCAAGACAGCCTGTTGAAGTGGAGCGGTAATGCAACTACCGAATACGCCAACTACCTGAAAGCATACTGGATGACCAAGCTGGGCAGCCAGGAAAACTGGGATGCAACACTCCGTGATGGTGTGATTGTACCTGCTGAAGCTGTGGTAGCGGCTGGTTCATTTAATGGTGCTGCTGTTGCCGCTGCCGTAAGTGCTGCCGGTACACCTGCCAAGGCTGGTGCATGGGAAGTAGTACTGTACGAAAAAACAGCCATCGGTTCTGGTGCGCAAGCTACCAACCCATGGTTGCAGGAAATGCCTGACCCCGTAACCAAGGCCACCTGGGATAACTACGCTACCATTTCTGCTGCTGCTGCCAAAGAATTGTTGGGTATCGACCTGACAAAGAATGGCGACGCAGACAGCTACGAAGTAAATCCGAAGAAACCCGTTATTGCCATTAAGGTAAACGGTAAAGAACTGAAGCTGCCGGTAATCATTGTTCCCGGTACGCAGAAAAACACCATCGGTATTGCTGTAGGTTATGGCCGCAGTGAAAAAGTAGGTGTAGCTGTAAAAGGCGCTGGTCAGAATGCTTACCCGCTGGCTACCATTGCCAACGGTGTAGTAACCTACGCTGCTTACGATGCAACAGTAACTGCCACCGATGAATTGTATGAAGTAGCTCAAAACCAAACACACGGTTCTTATGAAGGCCGTATTGAAGTAGTAAAAGAAACTTCACTGGCTACCTTTAAGAAGCACCCCGAAATGTTTAAGGCGCAGCGGGATGCACTGGTAGAAGATTATGCCAGCAAAAGCGGCGACTACCGCAACGAAGCTTCTTTGTATGATCCTCGCCTCAATGATCGTCCTGGGGTACACTGGGGCATGAGCATCGACCTGAACAGCTGTACTGGTTGCGGTTCTTGCGTAGTGGCTTGTAATGCTGAAAACAACATTCCTGTTGTAGGTAAAACAGAAGTACTGCGTGGCCACGATATGCATTGGATGCGTATTGACCGCTACTTTGTAAGCGATGCGGCTAACCCCGATGAAGTGAAGGACGTAGTGTTTATGCCAATGATGTGCCAGCACTGCGACAACGCTCCTTGCGAAAACGTATGTCCTGTAGCTGCTACCAACCACAGCAGCGAAGGTTTGAACCAAATGACTTACAACCGTTGTATTGGTACCCGTTATTGTGCCAACAACTGTCCGTATAAAGTACGCCGTTTCAACTGGGCCGACTACACAGGTGCTGATAGCTTCCCGAACAACCAGGAAGGAATCATCAGCGATGTAACCATGGAAATGAACGACGACCTGTACCGCATGGTGCTGAACCCTGACGTTACTGTTCGTAGCCGTGGTGTAATTGAGAAGTGCTCATTCTGCGTACAGCGCCTGCAGGCTGGTAAGCTGGAAGCGAAAAAGCAGAGCCGTCCCATTAAGGATGGTGAAGTGAAAACTGCTTGTCAGAGTGCTTGCCCAACAAATGCGATTGAATTTGGTGACAGCAACGATAAGCAAAGCGCCGTTCGCAACATGCGTGACCACAGCCCGCTGCGGATGTACTATGCGCTGGAGCAAATTCACGTGTTGCCGAATGTGAACTACATGGCCAAAATCAGAAATACAGATGAAGTGGATGCGGTAGAAATGCCCCACAAACCTGAAGCTGCTGAGGCCGGTGCTGCTCACCATTAA
- a CDS encoding phosphoribosylglycinamide formyltransferase, whose amino-acid sequence MFGRLQQKWKVTGVQLTLILCTFALGGSLCGFFTREILGLFTIEQPFLYGTLYFIILTLLWPICVLLISIPLGQFRFFRNYLRKMGSKLGLGSAPAASSESDAHIHLAIFASGTGSNARKIMEHFKGHPRIKISMLVSNKPGAGALHHAADFGVSTLIISREQFLKGDAYVPELQAAGIDYIVLAGFLWKIPPTLIAAYPNHIVNIHPALLPKYGGKGMYGHFVHEAVIAAGETESGITIHLVDEQYDHGAHLFQAKCPVLPGDTPDDLAARIHQLEHQYFAGVIEDWVAGK is encoded by the coding sequence ATGTTTGGCCGGCTGCAACAAAAATGGAAGGTTACCGGGGTGCAACTCACCCTTATTCTCTGCACGTTTGCCCTTGGTGGTAGCCTCTGCGGCTTTTTTACCCGTGAAATACTGGGGCTGTTTACCATTGAGCAGCCATTTCTGTACGGAACGCTGTACTTTATCATCCTTACCCTGTTGTGGCCGATTTGTGTGCTGCTCATCAGTATTCCGCTGGGCCAATTCAGGTTTTTCCGCAATTATTTACGCAAAATGGGTAGCAAATTGGGCTTGGGCAGTGCTCCGGCCGCCTCGTCTGAAAGCGATGCGCATATCCACCTGGCCATTTTTGCCAGCGGTACCGGGAGCAATGCCCGCAAAATCATGGAGCATTTCAAAGGGCACCCCCGCATCAAAATCTCGATGCTGGTGAGCAATAAGCCCGGCGCCGGCGCCCTGCACCATGCCGCCGATTTTGGCGTAAGCACCTTAATCATCAGCCGGGAGCAGTTTTTAAAAGGCGATGCCTATGTGCCCGAACTGCAGGCTGCTGGCATCGATTATATTGTATTGGCAGGTTTTTTATGGAAAATACCCCCGACGTTAATAGCTGCCTATCCCAATCATATCGTCAATATTCACCCTGCCCTGCTGCCCAAATATGGAGGCAAAGGCATGTATGGCCATTTTGTACACGAAGCCGTGATTGCGGCAGGCGAAACAGAAAGCGGCATCACCATTCACCTGGTGGATGAGCAATACGACCACGGGGCGCATTTATTTCAGGCCAAGTGCCCGGTGCTGCCCGGCGATACACCCGATGATTTGGCTGCCCGCATCCACCAATTGGAGCACCAATATTTTGCCGGTGTGATAGAAGATTGGGTTGCAGGAAAGTAA
- a CDS encoding c-type cytochrome: protein MSKISKASLHIITSFLFLFVAGFTQVQAQDGKALFNANCASCHKIDKDLTGPALLDVEKRWPSKDLLKTWIKNWPDAVKTGDPYAVKIKDWSPAAMTSFNSLQDADIEAILTYIRDWKPATPAPAAGATAAAKSEGDNSLLFGVITLVLALIGLILLQVNSNLRKLADEKDGLPVAASVPFYKNKTYIALVTVLLFVVAGVYISKGAVGLGRSKDYQPEQPIYYSHKVHAGVNQINCLYCHGGAQEGKHANIPSVNVCMNCHLAINEYKGEPLYTADGKEVNGTNEIKKLYEYAGFTPGQAWDPSKAKPIEWIKIHNLPDHVYFNHAQHVKAGQVACQTCHGEIQNMGEVKQFSDPSMGWCINCHRETKVQFKDNGFYSIYEKFHEDMKNGKMDSVTVEMIGGTECQKCHY from the coding sequence ATGAGTAAAATAAGCAAAGCCAGCCTTCACATTATTACGAGTTTTCTATTCCTGTTTGTAGCCGGCTTTACCCAAGTGCAGGCCCAGGATGGAAAAGCGCTGTTCAATGCCAACTGTGCTTCCTGCCACAAAATCGATAAAGACCTGACTGGTCCGGCTCTCCTGGACGTAGAAAAGCGCTGGCCCAGCAAAGACCTGCTGAAGACCTGGATTAAAAACTGGCCTGACGCGGTGAAAACCGGCGACCCTTATGCTGTGAAAATTAAGGATTGGAGCCCCGCTGCCATGACTTCTTTCAACTCACTGCAGGATGCTGATATCGAAGCTATTCTTACCTATATCCGTGATTGGAAGCCTGCCACTCCGGCTCCTGCAGCTGGTGCAACTGCGGCCGCAAAATCCGAAGGTGACAACAGCCTGCTCTTTGGTGTCATCACCCTGGTGCTGGCACTGATTGGTCTCATTTTGCTGCAGGTAAACAGCAACCTCCGCAAGTTGGCCGACGAAAAAGATGGCCTGCCTGTTGCTGCATCTGTTCCTTTCTACAAAAACAAAACCTACATCGCACTGGTAACCGTGCTGCTCTTTGTAGTAGCGGGTGTGTATATTTCAAAAGGCGCCGTTGGTTTGGGCCGTAGTAAAGACTACCAGCCTGAACAGCCAATTTATTACAGCCACAAAGTACACGCTGGTGTAAACCAAATCAACTGTTTGTACTGCCACGGTGGTGCGCAAGAAGGTAAGCATGCCAACATTCCTTCTGTGAATGTGTGTATGAACTGTCACCTGGCCATCAACGAGTACAAGGGCGAGCCGTTGTACACCGCCGATGGTAAAGAAGTGAATGGTACCAACGAAATCAAGAAACTGTACGAATACGCAGGTTTCACACCAGGTCAGGCTTGGGATCCTTCCAAAGCGAAGCCCATTGAGTGGATCAAAATTCACAACCTGCCCGACCACGTTTATTTCAACCACGCACAGCACGTAAAAGCTGGTCAGGTAGCCTGCCAAACCTGCCACGGCGAAATCCAGAACATGGGTGAAGTGAAGCAGTTTAGCGATCCGAGCATGGGTTGGTGTATCAATTGCCACCGCGAAACCAAGGTTCAGTTCAAAGACAACGGCTTCTACAGCATTTACGAGAAGTTCCATGAAGACATGAAGAATGGCAAAATGGACAGCGTAACTGTTGAAATGATTGGTGGTACTGAGTGCCAGAAATGTCACTACTAA
- a CDS encoding serine hydrolase domain-containing protein, producing MKSLFLAIAASFAMAPLVAQIPLATSPKTEGMDPVRLNRIDALVQQYIDSQWIAGATCIVARNGKVVYHRAFGVRNAATKNAQQKDDIFRIASQTKAITSTAVMMLFEEGKFLLDDPIAKYIPAFANQQVIDQFNMADTSFSTVKAKRAVTIRDLLTHTSGIGYAQIGSPRAKAMYAKAGVHAQIGVPAASLKEQVMKIAALPLEHQPGERFTYGLNTDVLGYFVEVMSGQSLADFFRIRIFEPLGMKDTWFYLPAEKQNRLVALHTEDKQQHVTVLQPGQSAMLNNLDVDYPKAKGQLYSGGAGLSSTAMDYAIFMQMMLNGGVYNGKRILSKNSVELMTQNQIGNVDRGPNEKFGLGFGLVTETGSGKLGQSTGTYSWGGAFSSTYWIDPKEKIIAQFFLNQTPTSHGDIHDKFKVLVYSAIE from the coding sequence ATGAAATCCCTTTTTCTTGCCATTGCCGCATCATTTGCCATGGCGCCATTAGTTGCGCAAATTCCATTGGCCACGTCGCCAAAAACAGAAGGCATGGATCCGGTGCGGCTCAACCGCATAGACGCATTGGTACAGCAATACATCGATAGCCAGTGGATAGCCGGTGCCACCTGCATTGTAGCCCGCAATGGAAAAGTAGTGTACCATCGGGCTTTTGGTGTTCGCAACGCCGCTACAAAAAACGCACAACAGAAAGACGATATTTTCCGCATTGCTTCGCAAACCAAGGCAATTACCAGCACGGCAGTGATGATGCTGTTTGAAGAAGGCAAGTTTTTGCTCGACGATCCCATTGCCAAATACATTCCGGCATTTGCCAATCAGCAAGTCATTGATCAGTTTAATATGGCCGATACCAGTTTTAGTACGGTAAAAGCCAAGCGGGCAGTTACCATCCGTGATTTGCTTACGCATACATCGGGTATTGGGTATGCACAAATAGGCAGCCCACGTGCCAAAGCCATGTATGCCAAAGCCGGTGTGCATGCACAAATTGGTGTGCCTGCTGCCAGCCTCAAAGAGCAGGTAATGAAGATTGCCGCACTGCCACTGGAGCACCAGCCCGGCGAACGTTTTACGTACGGCCTCAACACCGATGTGCTCGGTTATTTTGTAGAAGTGATGAGCGGTCAAAGTCTGGCCGATTTTTTCCGCATCCGCATTTTTGAACCACTGGGCATGAAGGATACCTGGTTTTATTTGCCTGCTGAAAAACAAAACCGATTGGTGGCATTACACACAGAGGATAAACAGCAACATGTAACGGTATTGCAACCCGGGCAATCGGCTATGCTGAATAATCTGGATGTAGATTACCCTAAAGCGAAGGGGCAATTATACAGCGGCGGGGCAGGCCTTTCCAGTACAGCAATGGACTATGCCATTTTTATGCAAATGATGCTCAACGGTGGTGTGTACAATGGTAAACGCATCCTGAGCAAAAACAGTGTGGAGCTGATGACACAAAATCAAATAGGCAATGTAGACCGTGGGCCGAATGAAAAATTCGGACTGGGCTTTGGATTGGTAACGGAAACAGGCAGTGGCAAGCTGGGCCAAAGTACCGGCACGTATAGTTGGGGTGGCGCTTTTAGCAGCACCTACTGGATAGATCCGAAAGAAAAAATAATAGCGCAATTTTTCCTAAACCAAACACCTACCAGCCATGGCGATATTCACGACAAGTTTAAAGTGCTGGTGTATAGTGCCATTGAGTAA
- a CDS encoding CvfB family protein codes for MPETLQAGQFYTLPVERIVTPGAYLRHGNEDVLLPNRWLPEGLQKGDEIEVFIYHDSENRLIATTQKPFAVVGQFAFLKVVSTSPAGAFLDWGLSKDLFVANSQQREPMSEGKSYLVYVYRDEKTGRLAATEWTNQFLKTDTTGLQEKQPVTLLVHRQTPLGFAVMVDDCYEGLVHHADAVVGLQPGQRLQGFIKQVREDGKLDIVPGKPGYDKISGEPERILELLKQHKGALPYNDKSDPQDIYAFFGLSKKSFKMAIGALYKQRLIEILPGGIKLVE; via the coding sequence ATGCCTGAAACATTACAAGCCGGACAGTTTTATACATTACCCGTAGAACGCATCGTTACTCCGGGTGCCTATTTGCGCCATGGCAATGAAGATGTGTTGTTGCCCAATCGCTGGTTGCCCGAAGGGTTGCAAAAGGGGGATGAAATAGAAGTTTTCATTTACCACGATAGCGAAAATCGCCTCATCGCCACTACACAAAAGCCGTTTGCAGTAGTGGGTCAGTTTGCTTTTTTGAAAGTGGTCAGCACCAGCCCGGCCGGCGCCTTTCTCGATTGGGGGTTGAGCAAAGATTTGTTTGTGGCCAACAGCCAGCAACGGGAGCCCATGAGTGAAGGCAAAAGCTACCTCGTGTATGTGTACCGCGATGAAAAAACCGGCCGCTTAGCTGCCACCGAATGGACCAATCAGTTTTTAAAAACCGATACCACGGGCTTACAAGAAAAGCAACCCGTTACGTTGCTCGTACATCGCCAAACGCCATTGGGTTTTGCGGTGATGGTGGATGATTGCTATGAAGGACTGGTGCACCATGCCGATGCGGTGGTAGGTTTGCAGCCGGGCCAGCGTTTGCAAGGTTTCATCAAGCAGGTGCGGGAAGATGGCAAGCTGGACATTGTGCCCGGCAAACCCGGCTACGACAAAATTTCAGGCGAACCCGAACGCATTCTCGAATTACTAAAACAACACAAAGGCGCTTTGCCGTACAACGACAAAAGCGACCCGCAAGACATTTACGCCTTTTTCGGCCTCAGCAAAAAGAGTTTCAAAATGGCCATCGGTGCTTTGTACAAACAACGTTTGATTGAAATACTGCCAGGTGGTATAAAGTTGGTGGAGTAG